Proteins encoded in a region of the Candidatus Hydrogenedentota bacterium genome:
- a CDS encoding YkgJ family cysteine cluster protein → MGSQFVYFKCQHSNHCCRDVVCLPTPWDVLRIAVTTGADPRRFVEFLTPEEITGVEKNDPTWLHINGDRFLMALWRDPEEGCYFLGKETKYCTIYEQRPILCRLYPFKLHETREGEYSHFTLHKDVGCPRDKGAKVATAPLYELYLQDKMHQEDYVTLVETFNEKASKDTRPEDFLICF, encoded by the coding sequence ATGGGTTCCCAGTTTGTCTATTTTAAATGTCAGCATTCCAATCATTGTTGTAGAGATGTGGTCTGTCTGCCCACGCCTTGGGACGTTTTACGCATTGCCGTCACTACAGGCGCGGATCCCCGTCGATTTGTGGAATTCTTGACTCCTGAAGAAATTACGGGCGTAGAAAAAAACGATCCCACCTGGCTGCATATCAATGGAGATCGGTTTCTTATGGCGCTGTGGCGCGATCCTGAAGAAGGCTGTTACTTTTTAGGTAAAGAGACGAAGTATTGTACTATCTATGAACAGAGACCGATTCTTTGCCGCTTGTACCCGTTTAAACTACACGAGACACGGGAGGGCGAATACAGCCATTTCACCTTGCATAAGGATGTGGGCTGCCCCCGCGATAAAGGCGCTAAAGTAGCCACTGCTCCCCTCTACGAACTCTATCTCCAAGATAAAATGCACCAAGAAGATTATGTGACATTGGTGGAAACATTCAATGAAAAGGCAAGCAAAGACACCCGTCCCGAAGACTTCTTAATTTGTTTTTAG
- a CDS encoding endonuclease/exonuclease/phosphatase family protein, which translates to MFKRLLLIICIMGCFWAQAEMDLKVMSFNVRFGTANDGDNAWPHRKESFINVIKKQSPDLLGTQECLAFQADYIVEQLPEYRWIGIDRDVSGKGEMTAIFYRKDAFFPLESGNFWLSETPDVPASKSWDTSLTRIATWVHFYHPETQSTFYYYNTHLDHRGPEARKESVALIAKHIEAKAGGQPVILTGDFNAYAEKSAPYDVAMENGFTDAWRVAKEQIGPTVTFTAFKDPGDAENKRIDWILLKGNFEVSTCETDTYIENGRLPSDHYPVIGTMRLLDN; encoded by the coding sequence ATGTTTAAACGTTTGTTGCTGATTATTTGTATCATGGGTTGTTTCTGGGCGCAGGCAGAAATGGATCTTAAAGTCATGAGTTTCAATGTCCGTTTCGGCACTGCCAATGACGGAGACAATGCTTGGCCCCATCGCAAAGAGAGTTTTATCAATGTCATTAAAAAGCAATCTCCCGACTTATTGGGCACCCAAGAATGTCTGGCGTTTCAAGCCGATTATATCGTGGAGCAACTGCCCGAATATCGCTGGATCGGTATTGACAGAGATGTATCGGGTAAAGGAGAAATGACGGCAATTTTTTATAGAAAAGATGCCTTCTTCCCGCTGGAGAGTGGTAATTTTTGGCTCTCCGAAACGCCCGATGTGCCCGCTTCAAAATCATGGGACACAAGCCTGACCCGCATCGCAACATGGGTACATTTTTACCATCCCGAGACTCAAAGTACCTTTTATTACTACAACACCCACCTTGATCATCGCGGCCCTGAAGCACGTAAAGAGAGTGTCGCCCTTATTGCGAAACACATCGAAGCCAAGGCTGGAGGGCAGCCCGTTATTCTTACCGGCGACTTTAACGCCTATGCAGAAAAGAGCGCGCCCTATGATGTAGCCATGGAAAATGGCTTTACCGATGCGTGGCGCGTTGCCAAAGAACAAATAGGCCCCACCGTCACCTTCACCGCCTTTAAAGATCCGGGCGATGCAGAAAATAAACGAATAGACTGGATTCTCCTCAAAGGTAATTTTGAAGTTTCAACCTGTGAAACAGATACCTACATTGAAAATGGCCGCTTGCCTTCAGACCATTATCCTGTTATTGGCACCATGCGCCTATTGGACAATTAA
- a CDS encoding lytic transglycosylase domain-containing protein, translating into MSSLAAVAQPTSGTTRLASQQKKTLHQYQGTDGSITFTNRPEKYTHRDDFVEIAIKYERIPLPASYKPTPVTELKIVTDENLKSIVTRYASLYQLDEALVYAVIRAESNFNPNAVSPAGARGLMQLMPGTAAEMGVTDIFDPTQNVAGGTQYLYKMMELFQDKKLALAAYNAGPENVKRHKGVPPFQETKSYVKTVLAFEEAYSNGSTTPNLTILGSSKSALGIRQQNAPKTGTYTIHFHSGLTQPADAVHDRDPYWYIVYSNRTYPVRKDLVKAVEKAA; encoded by the coding sequence ATGAGTAGCTTGGCCGCCGTTGCCCAACCAACGAGCGGAACCACGCGCTTAGCGAGTCAACAGAAAAAGACACTCCATCAATACCAAGGAACAGACGGTTCTATTACCTTTACAAACAGACCGGAAAAATACACCCACCGCGATGATTTTGTAGAGATCGCGATCAAGTATGAACGCATCCCCTTGCCTGCCTCCTATAAGCCTACGCCTGTGACGGAACTCAAAATTGTTACGGACGAAAATTTAAAATCCATTGTGACCCGTTACGCGAGCTTATATCAATTGGATGAGGCGCTTGTGTATGCGGTGATACGGGCAGAGAGTAATTTTAATCCGAACGCCGTTTCCCCAGCCGGCGCCCGCGGTCTCATGCAGTTGATGCCGGGCACAGCAGCAGAGATGGGCGTCACCGACATTTTCGACCCGACCCAGAACGTGGCGGGAGGCACACAATACCTCTATAAAATGATGGAACTGTTTCAGGATAAAAAATTAGCATTGGCAGCGTACAACGCGGGACCTGAAAATGTGAAGCGGCACAAAGGGGTTCCGCCCTTCCAAGAAACGAAGTCTTATGTTAAAACGGTATTAGCCTTTGAAGAAGCTTATAGCAATGGCAGCACCACGCCGAATTTAACCATATTGGGTTCTTCGAAGTCAGCCCTGGGTATTCGTCAGCAAAATGCGCCCAAGACCGGTACCTATACGATCCACTTCCACAGCGGATTGACCCAGCCTGCAGATGCGGTACACGACCGCGATCCTTACTGGTATATCGTGTATAGCAATCGTACCTATCCCGTCAGAAAAGATCTGGTAAAGGCGGTAGAAAAAGCCGCTTGA
- a CDS encoding sigma-54-dependent Fis family transcriptional regulator produces the protein IDELITVIEDFMGIHSEVNGSLSLPEGVVAESSLMYEVFLQAQKVAQTNTTVLLFGESGVGKEIVASFIYQMSNRAADPWTVVDCSTLTENLVESELFGHAKGAFTGAEQARNGRLLQADGGTLFFDEIGELPLTLQPKLLRVLETGSFSPLGSDQEITVDVRFLAATNRNLKVEVEEGRFREDLYYRLIVFPIEIPPLRLRREDIPLLASLILKTHRKLLTPAAERHLMAYDWPGNIRELRNVLERAAILTEGSRILPESLPPMVRRKKELPADEQDLVIDTMAEIERKAIFEALEKTEGNKTKASELLGISRRSLIYKLRAYEKEGKAKPAPSE, from the coding sequence ACATTGATGAGCTCATCACGGTTATTGAAGATTTCATGGGGATTCATAGTGAAGTAAATGGAAGCCTCAGCCTGCCCGAAGGGGTGGTCGCTGAAAGTTCTCTCATGTATGAAGTTTTTCTACAAGCTCAAAAGGTGGCGCAGACCAACACGACGGTACTGCTTTTTGGGGAAAGCGGTGTGGGCAAAGAAATTGTCGCCTCCTTTATTTATCAGATGAGCAACAGAGCGGCAGATCCTTGGACAGTGGTCGATTGCAGTACCTTGACCGAAAATTTAGTGGAATCAGAGTTGTTCGGCCATGCTAAAGGCGCCTTCACCGGCGCAGAACAGGCGCGGAATGGGCGATTGCTTCAGGCAGACGGCGGCACCCTGTTTTTTGATGAAATTGGTGAATTGCCATTAACCTTGCAGCCCAAATTGTTGCGTGTCTTGGAAACCGGAAGTTTTTCTCCTCTCGGCAGTGATCAAGAAATTACGGTTGACGTGCGTTTTCTGGCTGCTACCAATCGTAATTTGAAAGTTGAGGTGGAAGAGGGGCGGTTTCGTGAAGATTTATATTATCGGCTCATTGTGTTTCCTATAGAGATTCCACCCTTACGGCTGCGCAGAGAAGATATTCCTCTATTGGCATCCTTGATCTTAAAAACGCATCGCAAATTATTGACGCCTGCCGCGGAGCGACATTTGATGGCCTATGACTGGCCCGGAAACATCCGCGAATTGCGGAACGTCTTGGAACGAGCCGCTATCTTGACCGAGGGATCTCGTATTCTTCCGGAGAGTCTGCCGCCGATGGTACGCCGAAAAAAAGAGCTGCCTGCTGATGAGCAAGACCTCGTCATCGACACGATGGCGGAAATAGAACGGAAAGCAATTTTTGAGGCCCTCGAAAAAACGGAAGGGAACAAAACAAAGGCATCTGAACTCTTGGGGATCAGTCGTCGCAGTCTAATCTATAAATTGCGTGCCTATGAAAAAGAAGGTAAAGCCAAGCCGGCACCGTCGGAATAA
- a CDS encoding DUF3748 domain-containing protein has product MNKQRFIGAACILLSLCVAEKTWSLDMNPEEQLTFAAQTHSLDNNDNFSADGRFLCYDTRETVGPGIENSQTLELLEIATGRSIIVYKPKTSIIGVNAAPGVGAVSFALAGNEVSFIHGPFVEELPERGFYGKPNRNGARIRLDGEIVEREGRWHMLDHGEYALSWLDKRDVAVDRDTLPGAHRGGTHRHEYCRQGMRIGFTYDDFLLPEYDRTIGILEPHPEAPAPASHYFALLVPVVPKGTSKAGEFEKAYGDSWVDGEGAMRAFIGVVRADDGVNYEESLFVVDIPADLDVTTADAGSASRFPAPPQGLRIRRLTHDWAGGIVRGSPDGKQIAYHGKGADGKTQLFVISAFGSDRDPDPKNQPRQASVLEHGTAEAPIRWSVDGNALLTVSNNGLAVTWVKEGPAFGKSLFLTEQGDGRNRHAPVISPDGKWIAYNCPAVTRDKAGDSVKNYAGEDFVQIFRIPFPELTEADFK; this is encoded by the coding sequence ATGAACAAACAACGTTTTATAGGCGCAGCGTGTATTTTACTGTCCCTTTGTGTCGCAGAAAAAACATGGAGTTTGGATATGAATCCGGAAGAGCAGCTTACTTTCGCCGCCCAAACGCACAGTCTCGACAACAACGATAACTTTTCTGCAGATGGACGTTTCCTTTGTTATGACACGCGCGAAACGGTAGGGCCCGGAATAGAAAACAGCCAGACCTTAGAACTGTTGGAAATCGCAACGGGCCGTTCCATTATTGTGTACAAACCCAAGACAAGCATTATAGGTGTAAACGCCGCGCCCGGGGTTGGCGCCGTATCTTTTGCTTTGGCGGGAAATGAAGTCAGCTTTATCCACGGTCCTTTTGTTGAAGAGCTCCCCGAGCGTGGGTTTTATGGAAAACCGAATCGGAATGGGGCACGCATTCGTTTGGATGGAGAGATCGTAGAGAGGGAGGGGAGATGGCACATGCTGGATCACGGAGAATACGCCTTATCCTGGCTCGATAAAAGAGATGTGGCAGTTGATCGCGACACCCTTCCCGGAGCTCACCGTGGCGGAACTCATCGCCATGAATATTGTCGTCAAGGGATGCGTATCGGTTTTACCTATGATGATTTTTTGCTCCCTGAATACGATCGGACCATTGGGATTTTGGAGCCACACCCTGAAGCACCTGCACCGGCAAGCCATTACTTTGCCCTCTTGGTGCCTGTGGTTCCTAAAGGTACGTCTAAAGCCGGCGAGTTCGAAAAGGCTTATGGCGACTCTTGGGTCGATGGAGAAGGGGCGATGCGTGCGTTCATCGGCGTGGTGCGGGCAGATGACGGTGTTAATTACGAGGAATCTCTCTTTGTTGTGGATATCCCTGCAGACCTCGATGTGACTACGGCAGACGCCGGCAGCGCCTCCCGTTTCCCTGCGCCGCCGCAAGGGCTTCGCATACGCCGATTAACACACGATTGGGCGGGCGGTATTGTGCGCGGCTCTCCCGATGGAAAACAGATTGCCTACCATGGCAAAGGGGCAGATGGAAAAACGCAGCTTTTTGTTATTTCCGCTTTCGGCTCTGATCGTGATCCTGATCCCAAAAATCAGCCGCGCCAAGCCAGTGTTTTGGAGCATGGTACGGCAGAAGCTCCGATTCGTTGGTCTGTTGATGGGAATGCTTTATTAACTGTTTCCAACAACGGATTGGCAGTGACGTGGGTGAAAGAGGGCCCGGCTTTTGGTAAATCTCTTTTCCTGACGGAGCAAGGTGATGGGAGAAACAGACATGCGCCCGTAATTTCTCCGGATGGTAAGTGGATCGCTTATAATTGTCCCGCAGTAACCCGGGATAAAGCAGGGGATTCCGTAAAAAATTATGCAGGCGAAGATTTCGTCCAAATTTTTAGAATTCCTTTTCCTGAACTTACAGAAGCGGATTTTAAATAA